From the genome of Marinobacter sp. F4206:
TGTCGTTGAAATACACAGGGGCTGCAATAAAAAAGCTGCAAAATCATAAAGATGACTTTGCAGCTCCGGTATTTTTGTTTTCGTCGCGAACTGTTACAGAGTGTATCGGTGAGACGTTGTTTACATTCCGAGGCCGATGGAGCCGAGTCCGGCGGCCATTTTCATGTGCTCGATCACGACGGAAATGACGTTCAGAATCAGGAATACGATGATAGGAGAGAGATCCAGTCCGCCCATGGATGGCATGATGTTACGCACCGGACGCATGACCGGCTCGGTGATTTGCGCTACCAGCTGAATCGCGGGATGGCTGCTGCCCGGGGCGATCCAGCTCACCACCACCACGGCAATTACCGACCAGAAATAGATCTTCACGATCAGGTCCAGAACATTCAGCACGGACCATACCAGCAGGGTGACGGGATTGATGGCAGGAATGCCGCCATTCAGGGCGATCAGGATCAGGAAAAAGGTGATGGCCTGAATAATGATAGCCAGCACCAGCGAGGCGCCATCGATGCCGCCCCAGCCCGGAATGAACCGGCGCAATGGACGCAAAAGCGGATTGGTCGCCTTAACCGCAAACTGGGAAATCGGGTTATAGAAATCGGCCCGGGCCAGTTGCAGCAGGAACCGCAGCAGCACGATGGTCATGTAAAAGGTGGACGCAATGAGCAGGATCGTAATCAGGATTTCTGCCAGCATGAAGCCGTGTCTCCGTTATCGGTTACTGTTTGCCTGCCAGTTCACTGGCCATTTCTTCTGAGCGCTTGAAAGCGGCGTCGTAGGCTTTGCGAACCAGATCGCGCATGCCACCTTCCTCAAAGGTGTTGATCGCCTGTTCGGTGGTACCGCCGGGAGACATGACATTGCGTTTGAGTTGGCCGGGATCATGCTCGCTGCGTGCCGCCATCTCAGCTGCACCGGCCATGG
Proteins encoded in this window:
- a CDS encoding YggT family protein, which codes for MLAEILITILLIASTFYMTIVLLRFLLQLARADFYNPISQFAVKATNPLLRPLRRFIPGWGGIDGASLVLAIIIQAITFFLILIALNGGIPAINPVTLLVWSVLNVLDLIVKIYFWSVIAVVVVSWIAPGSSHPAIQLVAQITEPVMRPVRNIMPSMGGLDLSPIIVFLILNVISVVIEHMKMAAGLGSIGLGM